The genomic window AGAGCTTTCTAAAGAACTGCCTGGGTTATACTGCGAGTAGTGGGTATGTGATTAAAGCGCAGGAAGCTAAGGGCAAGATGCGTCCTGATTTAATCGTCCTTCACGGAGATAAGCCAAAATTTGTGGTTGAAATTAAAAAGCTTGGGTTTGATTTATCAAAGTCAGATTTCAGATCTGGGAAGGTTCAATTAAAAGAGTACCTAAATCAAATTGGCGATGTCCGCTGGGGCATTCTCACCAACGGAATAGAGTGGCGACTTTATGATTTTTCTCAAGTTCAGTATGGCGGGATCGAAATCAGTTCGTGTGATCTAAGAAGTGACGGGGACGTAATCGATACGTCTAAACGCGCTGTCGATGAGCAGTGCTACGAGCTCTTAGATTTCCATGAGTCTTCGCTTGTCAGTTCAGCATGGGACGGTCTTGCAAAAGAAGCTTTGGCGTTTTCGCCTGAAAGCTTAGCAAAAGCGATTTTGTCGGCAGACGTTGTGCGAATCATCGCGAAGCAAGTACGTGGTGAGCACGAATACAAAGCTGATCGAGAGATTTTGTCAGATAAGATTTATGATCTTCTCTCTCAAGGCCTAGACGATTCAATTCAAGGGTGGAACGAAACGAAAGCGCTCGAGCTTCAGAAATATATAAAGTCCCAAAAACGCGCTGCGAGAAAAGTTAGAAGAATCAAGACTTCAAAACAGACAGATTCGGCGGTGCCAGTTACTGCGGGAGTTGAAGCCGCTGCTTCAGAAGTTGCGTCTGTAACTGATGGCTCTTCAACTGGAAGCGCTGCTTAGGCTTGGGCGTATTTGAATTTTCACAACTCTAGTTTCAATTTTTGGTCTTCCAATCCGAGGAAAGTTTTTTTAATCGTTCATCCGCAGCAATTTTGAATTGAAAGTGAATACTCGATCCTCTTGGGGGATTTTACAGGATCAATTTTGATGATCGGAGGCAGAATGAGACAGAAACGGTCACCTCTTGAGCTTCGGCGTTTTCTATTTAGATCAAAAGCACCTTATCTGCGGTAGTTGAGAATT from Deltaproteobacteria bacterium includes these protein-coding regions:
- a CDS encoding type I restriction enzyme HsdR N-terminal domain-containing protein — its product is MAKETKQDRIVRGIFDQVTEHLHEIKGLEASGTAKELDVERWAQSFLKNCLGYTASSGYVIKAQEAKGKMRPDLIVLHGDKPKFVVEIKKLGFDLSKSDFRSGKVQLKEYLNQIGDVRWGILTNGIEWRLYDFSQVQYGGIEISSCDLRSDGDVIDTSKRAVDEQCYELLDFHESSLVSSAWDGLAKEALAFSPESLAKAILSADVVRIIAKQVRGEHEYKADREILSDKIYDLLSQGLDDSIQGWNETKALELQKYIKSQKRAARKVRRIKTSKQTDSAVPVTAGVEAAASEVASVTDGSSTGSAA